From Candidatus Neomarinimicrobiota bacterium, the proteins below share one genomic window:
- the rplM gene encoding 50S ribosomal protein L13, which translates to MKTYTAKPSEIERKWFIIDATDLVLGRLSSEVAQILRGKHKPTFTPHMDTGDFVIIINAEKVRLTGNKESYKQYFRHTGYPGGTRYTSLKELRSSRPEEVITRAVRGMLPHTRLGRQLIKKLKVYSGPEHPHQAQMPQTLNLKKELSDNA; encoded by the coding sequence TTGAAAACGTATACGGCAAAACCGTCAGAGATCGAACGAAAGTGGTTTATTATTGATGCCACTGATCTGGTTTTGGGTCGCTTATCCAGTGAGGTTGCCCAGATATTGAGGGGCAAGCACAAACCCACATTCACCCCCCACATGGATACGGGGGATTTTGTGATTATCATCAATGCAGAGAAGGTACGGTTAACAGGAAACAAAGAGTCGTACAAGCAATATTTTCGTCATACGGGATATCCGGGAGGTACCCGGTACACATCCCTGAAGGAATTGCGTTCAAGCCGTCCTGAAGAGGTCATTACCCGTGCCGTCAGGGGCATGCTTCCCCATACCCGTCTGGGTCGTCAGTTAATCAAGAAGCTGAAGGTGTACAGCGGACCGGAGCATCCCCATCAGGCACAGATGCCCCAAACCCTGAATTTAAAGAAGGAGTTGAGTGACAATGCTTAA
- the truA gene encoding tRNA pseudouridine(38-40) synthase TruA, with product MVLNRHAFRVEYEGTAYCGFQLQPDQPTIQKAIETAFFALYQSDVRIVGSGRTDSGVHAAGQVFHADVPENIPCHKLGKALNSHLPEDIRITGVSQVNRTFHARYDAVSRHYTYRIFNGVSVLKRRFVWQIFQPLDINAMNHCLSFIKGEHDFTSFCLSQTETDHKICDIQAAEWQVKGPELLFSIRANRFLHAMVRSLVGTMVDVGKGRYTVYDFENILHKVTHGSGAVTAPAKGLVLEEVIYNPQITWQWSGVAQC from the coding sequence ATGGTGCTTAACCGTCATGCCTTTCGGGTAGAATATGAAGGAACCGCTTATTGCGGATTTCAGCTTCAACCGGACCAGCCAACGATTCAGAAAGCGATTGAAACAGCATTTTTTGCGCTTTATCAATCGGATGTCCGCATTGTGGGCAGCGGGCGGACCGATTCGGGAGTCCACGCAGCCGGACAGGTCTTTCATGCCGATGTGCCGGAGAATATTCCATGCCATAAATTGGGTAAAGCTCTAAATAGTCATTTACCTGAAGATATTCGTATCACAGGAGTATCTCAGGTAAATCGCACATTCCATGCCAGATATGATGCCGTGTCACGGCACTATACCTATAGAATTTTCAACGGTGTGTCTGTTTTAAAACGCCGTTTTGTCTGGCAGATCTTTCAACCTTTAGATATCAACGCCATGAATCATTGCCTGTCTTTCATTAAGGGAGAACATGATTTTACATCCTTTTGCCTGAGTCAGACAGAAACTGACCATAAAATTTGTGATATTCAGGCTGCCGAATGGCAGGTCAAAGGTCCGGAATTGCTTTTTTCCATCCGGGCAAACCGTTTTCTTCATGCCATGGTCCGTTCCCTTGTGGGGACTATGGTGGATGTAGGAAAAGGGCGATACACGGTTTATGATTTTGAAAATATTTTACATAAAGTTACCCATGGTTCCGGGGCGGTTACAGCCCCTGCCAAGGGATTAGTGCTTGAGGAAGTCATTTATAATCCGCAGATTACATGGCAATGGTCAGGAGTAGCACAATGCTAA
- the coaBC gene encoding bifunctional phosphopantothenoylcysteine decarboxylase/phosphopantothenate--cysteine ligase CoaBC, translated as MEALRGKKILVGITGGIAVYKAASLVRRLTHDYACDVQVVMTEHALEFMTPLTFETFTDKPVLTSMWASGGKVSTRHIDLVAAADMLLIVPATANIVGKTASGIGDDLLSTMILAADPEKCFFALAMNTRMYENPFFQQNRKALLDEGYGIIEPEDGPLASRTEGEGKGRLADEKTILSEINDYFSFRGMLKGKKVLISGGPTREYLDDIRFISNPSTGKMGIALARAAAMAGADVTLVLGPGSAETEGPYTKIRVNSADEMAHELLSRYENKHIVIMAAAVEDIRPEKLEGKVKKQAIPPHITLSATTDILREMGKRKTDQILVGFSVELQDEEAASLRKLKNKNLDFIVINNPLHKGAAFGHDTNACIVLGKDGLRIEIPLMSKRKLAEKILSLIAG; from the coding sequence ATGGAAGCCCTGAGAGGGAAAAAGATTCTTGTAGGAATCACGGGAGGGATCGCCGTATATAAGGCGGCATCCCTCGTTCGCAGACTCACACACGATTATGCCTGTGATGTGCAGGTCGTGATGACGGAGCATGCCCTGGAATTTATGACCCCCCTGACCTTTGAAACCTTTACCGACAAACCGGTGCTGACCAGCATGTGGGCATCGGGGGGTAAGGTTTCAACACGTCATATTGACCTTGTGGCTGCTGCAGACATGCTTTTGATTGTGCCTGCCACAGCTAATATTGTAGGGAAAACCGCTTCAGGTATAGGAGATGATCTCTTAAGTACCATGATCCTGGCAGCCGATCCTGAAAAATGCTTTTTTGCCCTGGCCATGAATACCCGCATGTATGAAAACCCGTTTTTTCAACAAAACCGAAAGGCACTCCTCGATGAGGGTTATGGAATCATTGAACCGGAAGATGGACCTCTCGCTTCCCGGACAGAAGGGGAGGGAAAGGGTCGTCTGGCAGATGAAAAAACCATTTTATCTGAAATAAACGATTATTTTTCATTCCGTGGAATGCTAAAGGGAAAAAAGGTGCTGATCAGCGGGGGACCAACACGGGAATACCTGGATGATATCCGCTTTATCTCAAATCCCTCCACAGGCAAAATGGGAATAGCCCTGGCCCGTGCCGCTGCCATGGCCGGAGCCGATGTCACATTGGTTCTGGGACCCGGCAGTGCAGAAACCGAAGGCCCTTATACCAAGATCCGGGTGAATTCGGCCGATGAAATGGCCCATGAGCTTTTATCCCGTTATGAAAATAAACATATTGTGATCATGGCTGCGGCGGTGGAAGATATCCGCCCGGAAAAACTGGAGGGAAAGGTAAAAAAACAGGCCATTCCTCCGCACATCACACTTTCAGCCACGACTGACATCCTCCGGGAAATGGGAAAAAGAAAGACTGACCAGATTCTGGTAGGTTTCAGTGTGGAGCTCCAGGACGAAGAGGCGGCCTCCCTCCGCAAACTGAAGAATAAGAACCTGGATTTCATTGTGATCAATAATCCTTTACACAAAGGCGCGGCTTTCGGACATGATACCAATGCGTGCATTGTCCTGGGAAAAGACGGGCTGCGCATTGAAATACCCTTAATGTCTAAACGGAAACTGGCAGAGAAAATTCTTTCACTGATTGCCGGATAA
- a CDS encoding HU family DNA-binding protein → MTEITYTKKDVAVKLQNRLDLNLYVAEEMVDGLFSVLRELLMEETAEKVRIEIRNFGVFEVKPTQAKPMARNPRTNEVVHVPPRRKTHFKPGKILKEYLKTPLDSHG, encoded by the coding sequence ATGACTGAAATAACGTACACAAAAAAAGATGTTGCCGTCAAATTGCAAAACCGGCTTGATTTAAACCTCTATGTGGCAGAAGAGATGGTGGACGGGCTCTTTTCCGTCCTCCGGGAATTGCTGATGGAGGAAACGGCAGAGAAAGTCCGTATTGAAATCCGGAATTTTGGCGTGTTTGAAGTAAAACCCACACAAGCCAAACCCATGGCACGGAATCCGCGGACCAATGAAGTGGTTCATGTCCCTCCCCGGAGGAAGACCCATTTTAAACCGGGGAAAATCCTTAAAGAATACCTGAAAACACCGCTGGATAGCCATGGGTAG
- the gmk gene encoding guanylate kinase yields MKQGALILFAAHSGAGKTTIIRELLRRHPEWFFSVSATTRKPRTGEVDGQDYHFVSRDVFQTMIREKELLEYEEVHGEYYGTPAEPVRQALENGKVCIFDLDVKGVMSIKRHYPEQSLSIFIEVPDMNLLRERLVNRKTETPEQIEKRLSRISLETAMKDAFDEVVINDQLEKAIHKTETLIKQIKERC; encoded by the coding sequence ATGAAACAAGGCGCACTCATTCTTTTTGCCGCTCACAGCGGTGCCGGGAAAACAACCATTATCCGGGAACTCCTGCGGCGTCATCCGGAATGGTTTTTTTCCGTCTCGGCAACTACCCGAAAACCCCGGACCGGTGAGGTGGACGGACAGGATTATCACTTTGTGTCAAGGGATGTTTTTCAAACCATGATCCGTGAAAAAGAACTGCTCGAATATGAAGAGGTCCACGGTGAATATTACGGGACACCGGCTGAACCGGTCCGCCAGGCTCTGGAAAATGGGAAAGTGTGCATTTTTGACCTGGATGTTAAAGGGGTGATGAGCATTAAAAGACACTATCCGGAACAATCTCTCTCAATATTTATTGAAGTCCCGGATATGAATCTTTTGAGGGAAAGATTGGTAAACCGAAAAACCGAAACACCGGAACAGATTGAAAAACGCCTTTCCAGGATCTCCCTGGAAACGGCGATGAAGGATGCTTTTGATGAAGTCGTCATTAACGACCAACTGGAAAAGGCAATCCATAAAACGGAAACATTGATCAAACAGATAAAGGAAAGGTGCTAA
- a CDS encoding YicC family protein, whose protein sequence is MLSMTGFGKAEGSYHSIRFTVEIKSVNSRYLDVSTVIPRKVAFLENPIRDYLTKKLERGKILFILNLTGDTGEISHFQLNEKLLQNLLDLKQILKEKFDVEGALTVTDILSREDVVELMDTAVEEDALAEAILKTTDAALASLEAMQKQEGEYLKEQFERDLHSMSREIDAIDDIRQTNLDQHVSTMKERVGKIMNQYALDEARMYQEIALLADKLDITEEIQRFKSHLLQFKTYLNEKDSVGKRCNFLLQEMHREVNTLGNKVANADISQRVVEIKNRIEMIREQVQNIQ, encoded by the coding sequence ATGCTCAGTATGACTGGTTTCGGAAAAGCGGAAGGTTCCTATCACAGTATCCGGTTCACGGTGGAAATCAAATCCGTGAACAGCCGGTATCTGGATGTCTCTACCGTGATTCCCCGAAAAGTCGCATTCCTTGAAAATCCTATTCGGGACTACCTGACAAAAAAACTGGAGCGGGGCAAGATCCTCTTCATCCTGAATCTGACAGGAGATACCGGTGAAATCAGTCATTTTCAGCTGAATGAGAAACTCCTCCAAAATCTTCTGGATCTGAAACAGATCCTCAAAGAAAAATTTGATGTGGAGGGAGCGCTTACCGTGACGGATATCCTTTCCCGGGAGGATGTGGTGGAACTGATGGATACGGCTGTGGAAGAGGATGCCTTGGCTGAAGCCATCCTAAAAACCACGGATGCTGCACTGGCCAGCCTGGAAGCCATGCAAAAACAGGAAGGTGAATACCTGAAAGAGCAGTTCGAGCGGGATCTCCACAGCATGTCCCGTGAAATAGACGCGATTGATGATATCCGGCAGACGAATCTGGACCAGCATGTTTCCACTATGAAGGAACGGGTGGGAAAAATTATGAATCAGTATGCCCTTGATGAAGCCCGGATGTATCAGGAAATTGCCCTTCTGGCCGATAAACTGGATATCACGGAAGAGATCCAGCGCTTTAAAAGCCATTTACTCCAATTCAAAACCTACCTGAATGAAAAGGATTCCGTGGGGAAACGATGTAATTTTCTTCTTCAGGAAATGCATCGCGAAGTGAATACCCTGGGGAATAAAGTGGCAAATGCCGATATTTCCCAACGGGTGGTGGAAATAAAAAACCGGATCGAAATGATTCGCGAGCAGGTTCAGAACATCCAATGA
- the lnt gene encoding apolipoprotein N-acyltransferase, with protein MKGSLKNTMLIVVSALAMAMTFAPVNAWILGYLSLIPLLYVFYIDPKKGFARGYLFGLIYSLILVHWLAFNSGASVWLVTLSALMAAAFLALNYGVIGWLTVLYIRRHGGLGLFVFPIVWTVVEFIRSFGTLGFQWVLVANGQTANIPYIQMADLGGPFLISFFLVSVNTLLFSLLMRTPAYRGIRQISYILLGLFLVVPYTYGIIRLYQQNEPVKSHVFRLVQPDYDSHEKWERQRRDEIFETMISLSRAQGVDSVDIIVWPESATPVYIRTQVKYRSMLEKLSRETGSVLIAGVPDYFVRNSKVYVTNSMYVFEPYQGITGKYNKQKLVPFGEYIPLSGVFPRLASLNLGQGNFTAGKNEPLLEVNSPDLTLAPMICYESVFSRDAFEKIRNGGEYHILVTNDSWFGDSWGPYQHAAQAIFRAIETRRPVVRCANTGISMAIDPTGRILKQLPLNTRGFLDVRMRIPAMQSTYVQSGNAFAFILSGVLLGILLTPLWPVKGKRNDP; from the coding sequence ATGAAAGGCTCCCTGAAAAATACCATGTTGATTGTTGTTTCGGCTCTGGCCATGGCCATGACCTTTGCACCGGTCAATGCCTGGATTCTTGGATATTTATCACTCATACCCCTTCTGTATGTCTTTTACATAGATCCAAAAAAAGGCTTTGCCCGGGGCTATCTTTTCGGTTTGATCTATTCATTGATCCTGGTCCACTGGCTTGCCTTCAACAGTGGGGCTTCCGTGTGGCTTGTCACCTTGTCTGCCCTGATGGCGGCTGCCTTTTTGGCTTTGAATTACGGAGTGATCGGCTGGCTGACGGTCCTGTATATCCGGCGTCATGGTGGATTGGGTTTATTTGTTTTTCCCATTGTGTGGACTGTTGTAGAATTTATACGCTCATTCGGTACCCTGGGATTTCAATGGGTTCTTGTGGCAAATGGTCAAACAGCCAATATCCCCTATATTCAGATGGCTGATCTGGGCGGACCTTTTCTTATTTCTTTTTTTCTGGTATCGGTAAATACCCTTTTATTCAGTCTTCTCATGAGGACTCCGGCTTACCGGGGCATCCGGCAAATTTCGTATATCCTCCTGGGACTCTTCCTGGTTGTGCCCTATACTTACGGGATTATCCGTTTGTATCAACAAAATGAGCCGGTTAAATCACATGTGTTCCGGCTTGTACAACCGGATTATGATTCTCATGAAAAATGGGAAAGGCAAAGGCGGGATGAAATATTTGAAACCATGATATCCCTCAGCCGGGCACAGGGGGTGGATAGTGTGGATATCATCGTCTGGCCTGAAAGCGCTACACCGGTTTATATCCGGACCCAGGTGAAATACAGATCCATGCTGGAAAAATTAAGCCGGGAAACCGGCAGCGTTTTGATCGCCGGAGTTCCCGACTATTTTGTCCGGAACAGCAAGGTCTATGTCACAAACAGTATGTATGTGTTTGAACCTTACCAGGGAATTACAGGGAAATATAATAAACAGAAATTGGTCCCTTTTGGTGAATATATCCCCCTGTCCGGTGTCTTTCCCCGATTGGCTAGTCTGAATCTGGGTCAGGGGAATTTTACGGCCGGAAAAAATGAGCCCTTGCTGGAAGTGAATTCTCCGGATCTTACCCTGGCTCCCATGATCTGTTATGAATCGGTATTTTCCAGGGATGCTTTTGAAAAGATCCGGAATGGAGGTGAATACCATATCCTGGTCACCAATGACAGTTGGTTTGGAGATTCCTGGGGGCCTTATCAACATGCCGCCCAGGCGATTTTCCGTGCCATCGAAACCCGAAGACCTGTCGTCCGCTGTGCCAATACCGGTATTTCCATGGCAATTGATCCTACAGGGCGCATCCTGAAACAACTTCCCCTCAATACCCGGGGTTTCCTGGATGTCCGAATGCGGATCCCGGCCATGCAAAGCACCTATGTGCAGTCCGGAAACGCCTTTGCTTTTATCCTGTCAGGAGTGCTGCTGGGCATTTTGCTTACACCTCTGTGGCCGGTGAAAGGAAAACGAAATGATCCGTAA
- a CDS encoding bifunctional (p)ppGpp synthetase/guanosine-3',5'-bis(diphosphate) 3'-pyrophosphohydrolase yields MTWTLTEADPKNYPRKFLVLLDAVRQYNDNIDHDIPLLWKAFQFAQNAHMGQFRRSGEPYFEHVYNTALILTDLSMDTITLCAALLHDVVEDTAISEEIIAEEFSPTIAFLVKGVTKIGGIKFNSEQEQQAENFRKMLLGVAEDIRVLIIKFADRLHNMRTLGSLPLVKQRRIAIETRDVYAPLAHRLGMYRLKMEMEDLALKYLEPRIFNFLEKKVSAKREELEAYINNFTGLIEKKLRENGIEAVIFGRLKHFYSIYNKMKKQNKPFEEIYDVLAIRVIVNTVAECYGSLGYIHQLFKPIPERFRDFIANAKSNGYQSVHSTVIGPGGKLIEIQIRTHEMHKKAEVGIAAHWKYKESKDNDDSLDKHIQWLRDLVDMLKSDSTNESDFMETLKIDLFKDEIFVFTPKGDLISLPKGSTALDFAFAVHTEIGLRCIGAKVNAKIVPLNTELSSGDQIEIITSANHSPSYNWLKYVRTNKARSRIRKWLQRNEFEQSVKLGEEILEKGLRRLKKADKIKEVRERYQELGYQTLDLFHQALGKGDLTLRDVVNTLLDESEKPGDSEFTVDKILRPFTRTTQGVTIQGLDNVMVQFAKCCNPIPGDDIVGFITRGRGITVHRSNCKNIPKIESEQDRLIDVTWDLKGGRTFIARLNIICEDRKNMMYDIMAVIREMNTNMLSVNFDVEGKLARGQVAIMVENVRHAGRIIAKIKKIPGILSVERM; encoded by the coding sequence ATGACCTGGACCCTGACAGAAGCAGATCCTAAAAATTATCCCCGGAAGTTTTTAGTCCTCCTGGATGCTGTCAGGCAATATAACGATAATATTGATCACGATATTCCACTCCTTTGGAAAGCCTTTCAGTTTGCCCAAAATGCCCACATGGGACAGTTCAGGCGCTCCGGTGAACCCTATTTTGAACATGTGTACAATACAGCCCTGATCCTGACGGATCTCTCGATGGATACCATCACATTATGTGCTGCGCTCTTGCACGATGTGGTGGAGGACACGGCCATTTCCGAGGAAATCATCGCCGAAGAATTTTCTCCCACCATTGCTTTTTTGGTGAAAGGGGTGACCAAAATCGGGGGTATCAAGTTCAACAGTGAACAGGAGCAACAGGCTGAAAATTTCCGGAAAATGCTTCTGGGTGTGGCAGAAGATATCCGGGTGCTGATCATTAAATTTGCGGACAGGCTTCATAATATGCGCACCCTGGGCTCATTGCCCCTGGTCAAGCAACGGCGCATCGCCATTGAAACCCGTGATGTCTACGCTCCCCTGGCCCATCGTTTGGGAATGTACCGCCTGAAAATGGAAATGGAAGATCTGGCACTGAAATATCTGGAACCCCGTATCTTTAATTTTCTGGAAAAGAAAGTCAGTGCCAAACGGGAAGAACTGGAAGCCTACATCAATAATTTTACCGGACTCATAGAGAAAAAACTCCGGGAAAACGGAATTGAAGCTGTCATCTTCGGTCGCCTGAAGCATTTTTATTCCATCTACAACAAGATGAAAAAACAGAACAAGCCCTTTGAGGAAATTTATGATGTCCTGGCGATCCGTGTGATTGTAAACACCGTAGCAGAATGTTATGGTTCTCTGGGGTATATCCATCAGTTGTTCAAACCTATCCCCGAACGCTTCCGTGATTTTATTGCCAATGCCAAATCCAACGGCTATCAGTCTGTGCATTCAACAGTTATCGGTCCGGGAGGTAAACTCATAGAAATTCAGATCCGGACCCATGAGATGCATAAGAAAGCAGAGGTGGGTATTGCGGCACACTGGAAATACAAAGAATCCAAAGACAATGATGACAGTCTGGACAAACACATTCAGTGGCTCAGGGATCTGGTGGACATGTTGAAATCCGATTCAACCAATGAGTCGGATTTTATGGAAACCCTGAAGATCGATCTTTTCAAGGATGAAATTTTTGTTTTTACGCCAAAGGGGGATCTGATCAGCCTTCCCAAAGGATCCACCGCCCTGGATTTTGCCTTTGCCGTTCACACGGAGATCGGTTTGCGCTGTATCGGTGCCAAAGTCAATGCCAAAATCGTTCCCCTGAATACCGAATTGAGCAGTGGTGACCAGATTGAAATCATTACATCCGCCAATCACAGCCCAAGCTATAACTGGCTGAAATACGTCCGGACCAACAAGGCCCGTTCCCGAATACGCAAATGGCTTCAGCGGAATGAATTTGAACAGAGTGTCAAGCTGGGAGAAGAAATCCTGGAAAAGGGACTCCGTCGCTTGAAAAAAGCGGATAAGATCAAGGAGGTACGGGAGCGGTATCAGGAGTTGGGATATCAGACCCTGGATCTTTTCCACCAGGCTTTGGGAAAAGGGGATTTGACATTACGGGATGTGGTAAACACCTTGTTGGATGAATCGGAAAAACCCGGGGATAGTGAATTCACGGTGGATAAAATCCTCCGTCCCTTTACCCGGACGACACAGGGTGTGACTATTCAGGGGCTGGACAATGTCATGGTCCAGTTTGCCAAGTGCTGTAATCCCATTCCCGGAGATGATATCGTTGGTTTTATCACCCGGGGCCGGGGGATAACGGTACATCGCAGTAACTGCAAGAATATCCCGAAAATTGAGTCTGAACAGGATCGATTGATTGATGTTACCTGGGATCTGAAAGGTGGGCGGACCTTTATAGCCCGGCTCAATATTATTTGTGAAGATCGTAAAAATATGATGTATGATATCATGGCGGTGATTCGTGAAATGAATACCAATATGTTGTCTGTAAATTTTGATGTGGAAGGTAAACTGGCCCGTGGACAGGTGGCCATCATGGTGGAAAATGTCCGCCATGCCGGACGGATTATTGCCAAAATCAAGAAAATTCCCGGGATTCTCTCGGTTGAACGTATGTAG
- the ruvX gene encoding Holliday junction resolvase RuvX, translating into MGRILAVDYGHKRVGLALSDPLNIVATPLDTLQVNGEDGLVQSLENLIEKWQVNQLLIGYPLGLKGVKTKQTLEVERFVEVLKKRISLPVTLWDERFTSAEAKDILRQKGVRPSENKGLVDQMSARIILQEYLDYGLKR; encoded by the coding sequence ATGGGTAGAATTCTGGCCGTCGATTACGGACATAAAAGAGTGGGACTTGCCCTTTCCGATCCCCTGAATATTGTAGCAACGCCACTGGATACTTTACAGGTGAATGGCGAAGATGGGTTGGTACAGTCACTTGAAAATCTTATTGAAAAATGGCAGGTAAACCAGCTTCTGATAGGTTATCCCCTGGGACTTAAAGGTGTAAAAACAAAACAGACGCTGGAGGTCGAACGTTTTGTTGAAGTCCTGAAAAAGCGTATTTCCCTTCCTGTAACCCTTTGGGATGAACGCTTTACCAGTGCCGAAGCAAAAGATATTCTCCGTCAAAAAGGCGTCAGACCTTCTGAAAACAAGGGCCTTGTTGACCAGATGTCTGCCCGGATTATCTTACAGGAATATCTTGATTACGGGTTGAAACGATGA
- the dnaB gene encoding replicative DNA helicase yields MAQENVTRIPPQSIESEMAVLGAMMLDDSAASRGIELLTEDDFYRESHQLIFHAMTTLYNESKPIDQLTVTEKLSQLKHLEKCGGAYYVSNLAEAMPTAANIDYYASIVKNKSILRHIISVSTRMVTEAYNEEEEAETILDQAQQEIYKLKSQSAPSDFVGIHQIIHGTIDHIESLKNHDQDVIGLHTGFIGLDKMTSGFQPSDLIIIAGRPSMGKTAISLSMMRRMAVDYKKKVGFFSLEMSNEQLVLRLLSMQSSIDHQKLRKGRVPNEMWGTLIDAASKLHESEIYVDDTPSLTIMDIRSRARRLKMEKGLDIVFVDYLQIARGITSRSSTREQEISSISQGLKAMAKELHIPVVAVAQLNRAVDARSGDHRPHLSDLRESGAIEQDADVVMFVFREEVYSKDPEHEGKAELILSKQRNGPIGRIPLTFEKHLTRFENAPAGDYDIDEAF; encoded by the coding sequence ATGGCTCAGGAAAATGTGACACGCATCCCACCCCAGTCCATTGAATCGGAAATGGCGGTGTTGGGGGCTATGATGCTGGATGACAGCGCTGCAAGCCGGGGTATTGAATTGCTTACCGAGGATGATTTTTACCGGGAATCCCACCAGCTGATTTTTCATGCCATGACCACTCTGTACAATGAAAGCAAACCCATTGACCAGTTGACAGTAACGGAGAAATTATCTCAACTGAAGCACCTGGAAAAATGCGGTGGTGCTTATTATGTTTCCAACCTTGCAGAAGCTATGCCCACTGCAGCCAATATTGATTATTATGCTTCCATAGTGAAAAACAAATCCATCCTCCGCCATATTATATCCGTTTCTACCCGGATGGTGACGGAAGCCTACAATGAAGAAGAAGAAGCGGAAACCATTCTGGATCAGGCTCAACAGGAAATTTATAAATTGAAATCACAGTCTGCCCCATCGGATTTTGTGGGAATTCACCAGATTATCCATGGCACCATAGACCATATCGAGAGTCTGAAGAATCATGATCAGGATGTGATCGGACTTCACACCGGTTTTATCGGTCTGGATAAAATGACCTCCGGTTTTCAGCCGTCGGATCTGATTATCATCGCCGGGCGGCCATCCATGGGGAAAACAGCCATCAGCCTGAGTATGATGCGCCGTATGGCGGTGGATTATAAGAAAAAAGTGGGTTTTTTCTCCCTTGAAATGTCCAACGAACAACTGGTATTGCGTCTTTTGAGTATGCAAAGCAGTATCGATCACCAGAAACTCCGGAAAGGCCGTGTCCCCAATGAAATGTGGGGTACCCTTATCGATGCGGCATCCAAATTGCACGAATCTGAAATCTATGTGGATGATACACCCAGTCTGACGATCATGGATATCCGCAGTCGTGCCCGGCGCCTGAAAATGGAAAAAGGGCTCGATATCGTGTTTGTAGATTACCTTCAGATAGCCCGGGGCATCACAAGCCGCTCTTCTACCCGGGAACAGGAGATCTCCTCCATCAGTCAGGGACTCAAAGCCATGGCCAAGGAACTCCACATTCCTGTTGTGGCAGTTGCCCAGCTGAACCGTGCCGTGGATGCCCGGTCCGGCGATCACAGACCTCACCTTTCGGACCTCCGCGAATCCGGAGCCATTGAACAGGATGCCGATGTGGTGATGTTTGTTTTCCGGGAAGAGGTCTATTCCAAAGATCCGGAACATGAAGGCAAGGCGGAACTTATCCTGTCCAAACAGCGAAATGGACCCATTGGAAGGATTCCTCTCACCTTTGAAAAACACCTGACCCGTTTTGAAAATGCACCGGCGGGGGATTATGATATTGATGAGGCATTCTGA
- the rpsI gene encoding 30S ribosomal protein S9 encodes MLKNEYIAIGRRKSAVARVRLRPGTGKIIVNKRPLEEYFGRETSQMIVRQPLELIKFGNAYDIIVTVQGGGPTGQAGAVRHGLSRVLTLVNPESRPVLKSAGFLTRDPRRVERKKYGLRGARRAFQFSKR; translated from the coding sequence ATGCTTAAGAACGAATATATTGCCATTGGCCGCCGGAAATCAGCAGTTGCCCGGGTACGGCTTCGTCCTGGTACAGGTAAAATCATCGTCAATAAACGGCCTCTTGAGGAATATTTTGGGCGTGAAACATCCCAAATGATTGTGAGACAACCGCTGGAGTTAATCAAATTCGGGAACGCATACGATATCATTGTCACCGTTCAGGGTGGAGGTCCCACGGGACAGGCCGGCGCAGTTCGTCACGGACTGAGCAGGGTATTGACACTGGTGAATCCCGAATCACGGCCGGTATTAAAATCCGCAGGGTTTCTGACCCGCGACCCGCGTCGTGTGGAACGGAAGAAATACGGTCTGCGTGGCGCCCGTCGTGCATTCCAGTTC